The region TGGTTAATGGCAGCTCacataaataaatcatcattCATATTGTCTCATTAATCCATACATAGAGCCAACATGTATCATTACGGTTTCCCTGTGGTGGCAAATCCAAGTCCATTCATGTATTTTCTATACTCCTAATCCTGTCTAATTCCATGGGTGAATGGAGGAAGGATGAAACCAACGTCAGGTCAGTCACTCACATGCTCCTATTTTGGCGAGAATTCCCAAAGAGACACATGCATTATCATCCTATTAATAACTTATATCAATTACAGGGCAACAGGGAGACAACCCTTTTGTGTTCCTAGGGAATGAAGTTAACTGAAACTTGTGAAAGGGGGGCTGGACAGTGCAGTTCCAGAGGTGGATAGCTCATTGTTTAAATGGAATAATGTATTATACAATAGctcaatatattcattcattcattttgctcacgagggtcagctgggataggctccagcatacccctgcaaccctaagtggcatagaaaatgaaaatggatggatgggttattGATTAGCGTTTGTGCATGAACTGCTGTGTTTGAAGCAAAGATGTGGTGTCATACTTCTAGACCACAAtaatgtgatgtgtgtgtgtttatgtctcTGTAAAAGAAGTTCTGAAAGTGAAGCATAGCCTTTAGCCTGACTGCACTACAGTATATGGATGCAGGCCTTGTTCTGTAAACTGTTATGTCATCCCCTTGTATGTTATGTTAACTGGAGActctaattgtccataggtatgaatgtgtgtatgaatggttgttataCGTACTATATGCtctgtgactggctggcaaccaattcGGGGTGTAcctcgctgggataggctccagcatactcccacaacccttgtgagggtaagcagcatagaaaacgaatggaCGGATTTCATTTCATACTTTTAATTGTGAAGATTGTgtcaatgtgcaaaaaaaaaaaagaccaaacattcaaaatgtgatttttttttttaattgacggAAATATTGATGATTAGGTTCGCCCCAAGTGATACATTTCATGGCTTTCATCATAAGATAAAGAAACATGCAGCACAGGGCATTTGATAACAAAGGCACTCAATAGTGTTCATGTTCaacctcattttttttaatgtttgaaaatgcttaatttagtcaaaaaaataaattgcttATAATATCGGCAACCACAAAGCAACAATGATTTATTAACATATTTTCAAAAAACATGCCTGTGTAggttatatattaaaaataatgattgTATTAAAATAATGCCACTTTGTCCAAATACTATTGAGGCCCAGCAATGGAGGTTTTCCACTTGAAATGGATGTACattactgtttttgtgaacCCTGAAAGTTTACAACTGGCTGTTCTCATTTGCATTCAGAGGAAGAGGATGGATATTGCAggagcatgatgatgatgatgaagaacaTTGAGCTTGTTACATTATATGACAGAGGGCTGTGGACACACAATCACTTGTTTCAGTTTACAGGTTATTGTcaccaaaacattttaaattgcaATCTCGTAATTCTGATGgtgaacattttttaaacataattaatcAATTCTTGTGATTTAAATTGGTTTTCTTTGAAtgacatttgacaaaaaaaatgttatacacATTTCCATTGAGTGATGTATATTAACTTACTATCTGCTCATCCACACTTCTCTTTCCTCTGTAAAGCACTGCAAAAAAGTAgattaaaacataataaaatgacaatttttagcattaaaaatatttttaaataaaaagaatagaTATGATTGTggcttaaatgtaaaaaaacaaaacgaaacACTCTCACCTGTGCCGACATCACTTCCCAAGCATGTGACTgaaagagcagaaaaaaaagcacaagtcAAAAGTCACAAATCTCTAAAAACATTTCAATCCTGAGTTTCCAAAGTCAGCTCGATGCCACCATACCTGAGTAAAGCCTCTGAGAACAGAATGAGACTTTGCTTCCGTCTGTTGTCAGTGGGGATACCACGATGTGATACATTTCCCCACATTGGACATTTGGAACTTCGCAACTGTTCTCCCCTGCAGATATGCAAGTGTAGTTATTGCTGCCCAGCATCTCAGCTACGTAATGGTGGCTGCCGCCAGTGGTGCGCCAATGCACTCGCAGTGAGTTTCCAGCCATCTTGTACAGCCTAACACCTGACGGACAACATGCACCTGTGAGAGAGGAACACAGGCAGTGATCAGTGTGCAATTGTAATTGTTGTTTTATGTCCAAGGGGACCTGGTACATAGGATTGGGGCtctgtatatacgtacataatttaaaaataagaaaaacattaatatgacgacagcaacacaacacaataagTATTACAATAGTATCTTGTGGATATACCTTTGAATGTACATTTCCATCATACATCAACATTGGTAGAAACTAATTTCTTTAATTACTCACTGGATGAGAAGCCCTCATAGGTGCAGTTGGCACTGCGTCCACTGTGGCTATAAACCTCCATGGTGACTGTGTAGTTTGTGCCACAGGTGATGCATCCCATGAGGCAGTGGTGGTCCTGGGTGTGGCATCTAGCGTCACCACGCGGTGATGTCAAAGAGGCCATAAATGAGTAAGCGCCTTTAGCGTGAGACCATGAGAGGTTGCTCATCGCTTGAGTGGCCTGGTCCACAGTGAGACTGACTGGACAACAGGGTTCTGGAAAAATAGAAGAATACAATATGTATAgtatgtgcacgtgtgtgcatgttttgaaCAATGTCCAATATCTTCTGGTTAATTATGACAATTCATTACACTTTAAAGCAGTGAGTCACAACTGGTGGGAGGCGGGTCTTAATTTttaatgctacgttcacaccgacgccgaatgtcgcgctttgaatcggcgacgaattcggcgtcatttttcaaaaaatctcacgatctcctcagatatgtttatgctctgttaagctctgttacgcaatggaaaatttcgagatcccgactgcatcccgcctctgatccagagcatatataaagatgcagcagatccattgatcctttgaaccaagctctgttaagctttcctacgctttgagcaaaactttgataagctttgtgacgctttgataagctttaatacgctctccccgctttacgcaatttgtgacagatcgcctcaaatttttaaacagtttaaaaatttttggcgctctcgccgaatgtcccgaattgctcaaacctttcttacgctgtattacggtctttacgctttcattaagctttgttacgctttgccgccgctttgctcgccgatttaattcaccatcgattcggcgtcggtgtgaacgtagcattagcgatgttgtttggtctagagacagtgccactgaggtaagacaggaagaagaactggaggtagcagaaatgaagaggctgaggttctcattgggagtgaccaggatggataggatcaggaacaagtacatcaaagggacattacatgttagagccttggagataaagtcagagaggccagactgagaggagagatagtgaatatattggtagaaggatgctgcgtttagagctgccaggtaggaggcatagaggaagaccaaagaggagttttatggatgtagtgagggaggacatgagggtagttggtgggagagagacagatgcagaagacagctGTGGCGGCCGCTGAAGGAAAAGTggaaacaaactccacacagagatggccgagggtggaattgaacccttgtctcctagctgtgaggtctgcgcactaaccactcaccaccgtgcagccaccaacaacatttaataaatataatcctATCCTATTTAATAAGAAATGTAGATGATCTGTTTTGATCTTCATACATGCAGTATAGATTCACAGTCATAACATGACTATAGACtcattttttatacattaataatatatacttGATCAATCAAGTACTTACTCACCTGTTTCTAATGTTTCAGAGTAGCTGGGTAAACTTTGTCCTGCAGCGCTTGTTGCTATGGTGGTCACCTCATAGATGGACCCACAAGGAAgacctgtgatgtcacagctaCTTCCACTAGACATGCAGGTGTGTATACCATCCGCTCCGACCGCGCTTACGCTGTAATTGGCAGCACGGTTGTTTGCTGTCCAGCTTACAGTGACACAGGAAGAGTTTTTGTGATGAAGCTGCATATTCATCGGCATGCAAGGAGCTGACCAGGAAGGAAAAATAAAGGAATGTTTGcatttaaataagaaaaatgacAGTATGTTTTTTGTTGAGATGTAGGACGTTGGTAAATTACAGTTTCATGACCACACCATCAGAATGGCATGAATGATCTTtcttaatacaatatatttttaaatgacataaATTCACAAAAACTCTTTAAAGCTAAGATTTACTATAATGTGTGAGTGTTATACCTGTGTCTTTAGTGTGATATTGGCATGCACGATTACAACCGCTGATATCGTTGCAGGGTGTCACAACCACACTGTAGGGACTATCACAGCTGAGGTCAGAGAGGGCGCACACCGGTGCTGTATCATTGCACAGGATGACCTCTGAATTATCTGCTGCCCGGGTCTCATACAAGTCTGCCCCCATTGATGCTGTCCATGTGATCTCCAGAGTTTCTGTGCTCACCAGGGAGACGGATACATCCTCTGGACAACAGGGCACTGATGAACAAACGGATCAAACGGATTAAAACACAAAGATCACAGATAGAAACGCTGGACTTTTTGATGGCTGTGTTATGACTTGCATGTGGTGTGGTTGATCACTGGTCCTTGGGGACTCGGGCCAGCGTCATTGAAGGCAAACACAGACAACAGGTGTGTGTAGCCACATTGGCAGTGGAAGGTGCAGTTGTTGCCGGTGGTGTTGCATGTCTCCTCACTGCCATCACCTATCTTTATGTAGGCCGTGTAGCTGTCAGCATAAGGTACCATATCCCAAGACATAGTGCAGTTTGCTTCCACTGACTCAACCACAGCTAAAGATTCAGGTGGGCAGGGAACTGACagagacaaacaacaaaaatgttagtTTTCAAAATTGAAAAAGCTGTTTCAGCagaataatgaatgaatcttatacAGTTGTGGTTCCCTCAAAAATATTGCATAAGTGCTAAGAGAAGCAAAGACAAGGACAACATATCATAGATAGCTTTGCAAACAAACATGCAACATATAACTGTGTCTTGATGTCATGTTCAGCAAACATTAGCTGAAATGAAATCTGGTCGGAATTAATTTTCACACTCACAGGTGATGAAGTTAAAGGGGCTAGATGGATAGCCGGGCCCGGCTTCATTGGAAGCAGTAACCTGGATAGTGTGCATCTCTCCACAGCCCACTGGTGACAGGATGCAGTAGCTTGATGTGGAGTTACAAGTGTGCTTCTGATCACTCATCACATGGTACTCAATGTGTCCATAAACTTCCTGATTGAATTCCCAGGAGACAGACAGTGCAGCCTCATCACTCACCACCACAGAGACATGAATGGAAACTGGCATTGGAGGACCTGTCAATACATAAAGTGGATACATGTGTAGAACTGTCGGTATTAACATACTTGTGATATAACTAAGTTTTGGATTTGACTGGCATGAATTATGTACCAGTAAAACATATatcagtaaaattaaaaaaacagcagaaattgaaaaaaatgctggaattttagtataaagccaaaatatatcagaaaaaaattgtttaaatggaaagagttgaaatatgaaagaaaaatgctgcaatTTATGGTGTATAAGACGGTGTTTAAACCACACTGACTAAATTTAGAGAGAAAAACTGATTTTCTACATATAAGCTGCACCGCACTAggtagctctttatttgacaggagcaatgaaaaaaattcacaaCTAGCTTGTCAACACATTGCAAATCGCAGGAGCATATTACTCAATGTAACAGTCTGACTAATGGTGCCATCTTCCAAAGAACGctgaaatcatcacacagcaacttaccgcttaaaaggtagctaagaaatatgcAATAAGTATCAAAAGtagagtcattttttttaaaatcccaattattttaactttttcctaTAATGCATTTCGTCCCAGGAAAGCATTTCAAAgccggggcgctgcaatgatgtccgcctccctctagtggacagaggcagcattgcagcaccccagcagCCAAAACCATTGAAATACTTTGCTGGGATGAAAGTCGTTATGGGAAAAAGTTtaagggaggctgatgtcattgcagcaccccaataaATCAGTTTCTCAGATGCAaaacattgtttatattttaaacgcctattggtacttgtatatttcttagcgaCCTTTTAAGTgttcagttgctgtgtgatgaattcagcGTTTTTAATAAGATGACACTGAGTCAGTCTGTTATATGTAATGACGGGTTGACGACATTGTTGTGATTTCgctgatagcttgtgattggctcctgttgAAGAAAAAGCGATCGTTTCCTCAATGATTCCTGAGCGACACAGTATCAGTAGTAGTTCGGAAGTAAAtaagatgtcacaagattagaacatagccataaattagccacactGCTGTATAAACCACTGGGTtaaattctttcatttttcagtatgtggctctgggtggaaaaagttaggacaccacTGCTTTAAACATCCAGAAATGTGCATCCTTACGTGTGGTCTGGTTGATGTAAGAACTTCCCTCTCCCTGTCTCTGTTCAGGATCCCAGCCATAGCCCATGATTATGTACAGTCTGCCGGCTTCCAGTCCAGAGATGGTCAAATTGGTACTGGTGGTGTTCTGTTCTATGGTGTTGTTGGAGCCAACCTGGTACATGATTAAGGTGTACTGGACAGCATTGTCAATGAGGTCCCAGGATACAACAATACTGTCGTTACTGGGAGACGAGGCAGAGAGCTCAAGAGGTGCCAAAACTGTGGAGAAGAGGAACATTTGATACAGTATGAGGTGATTTGTTTgaagaatgaatataataataaatatttttatattaataaatatatttttacagtcatgacattttatattttaaattatttctaaATCTCTTTTAACACTATGTGTATTTGACTCAGATACATGTGAAAAGGAGATAAACATAATAACAGGATACCTTAATAAAAAAGAGGTAATAAAAAGACTAGATTGTATTTCTGGGCGAACAGATGAGTCCCCCCTGGGTGAGGGTGGAGGTGATAGATAGTGTATATGCTTAGGTCATCTCTTTGTCTTTTACATAGAGGGTCCAGGTACTGTTACAGTTGATACAGGACAAGCCCTGAAGGCTGCATTTCTTGTGTAATGACAACCTAGAGTTGCTGAAACACTGGTGATGTATCACATGAGTGCATTATTGTATAAAATAGCATCTACAACAAGACAATAGAGAAGATCAGATGGCTTCCACTGGGAATGGGATGTTATGGGACTCAAATGAGTCATTCCTTTTTACAAGTAATCTAAAATGTATGTGTTATTAACCCATTTATTGAACAGGGAGAAGGTTTTGTTCACAGACAAATCACACAAGTGACAACCAACTGTACCTGTCTTTCCAGTCACAGAAGGAGACGGCTGGTTGCGGCCTCCATCATTCACCGCCATCATGCTCAGCGTGTACTCAGTGTACGGTGAGAGGGAACTGATCTCAGCAGGGGAGGAGTAAACTGTGTCTTCTCTATAAAAACCACCAGAACTTTGGATCCGTATGATGTAATGAATTGCTCCGGTGACCAAATTAAATTCAACAATTAAGCTCTCGCTATCCTTTGGCTTGACTTTCTGGATGGGCTCCATTAACGGAGGTGCTGAAATGGTACAGATGAGACATCATATTAATTCAATTTTAATCACTAGAAAGGATCCTCATGTCATATAACTGTAAAATGAGATTCTAAGGAGGACAGTAGAGGTATTAGAGCAAACCAAAATGTCTTAGAAAAGAACAAATAAGTGAACCCTCACCTGTTGTTGACTCAACAACTATAACATCCAGTCTTTGTTGGCTACTATCCAAAGCTTCGATCGTAAACTCATACACAGTGTTTGGGTACAGAGAGTTGACAGTGCCCATCACCGTGTTTGCACCAAACTGGGCAAAAGCAACCACGTCTGATGAGGATTTTTCGTGCACCGTGACCAGGTATGAGTTGGCTCCAGGAAACTTGCTCCATCGGAGAGTGGTACTTCTGGATGTTGTTGAGAACACGGATGCTGTGAGCATTGACAGGGGAGGTGTAAAATTTAGTCTGTTAGTCTGTAAGTTACGGGtatcaatgacaataaaggactattctattcgattctattctattctatgaaATATAACCACAAATATAGTACCTGTTATAGCTGCACCCTGCACATTTGACAAAAAAGACAGTACATTATTACTTTCAAATAATACAACCAACCTTAAGCCAAAATTTAATTGTGTCCACATTCAACTTTGAAATAAACTAACATTAGAAAATGACTTACCTGTGTGGAAATATACAGCAAGACAAAAATCACCAATCCCTTTGATACAGCCATTCTGCTAACATGCGTTCTCGGATATGATTCGATTTTAAACTCTGTCTCACTCTGGACTGTTATACCCTTTCTTAAAAGTATCTGCTATCTGCATTGGGTGTAGTACCTATCCCTTGTCCCGCCCTTTTGACATGGATATCCAATCATACTGAAGCAGAGAAAGCGAGAAAGGGCAGGTTTAGGGTTGGAGTGGCATGTGACAAAGAAGTTGGACTTTCCCTGGCTAGTTTAATGTAACTTAACAATACAGTGTGAATTTTCCGGAAGGCATAAtgtcatacatacagtatttctaGACTTAGATTTTCTCTGATCCACCATGGTCAAAATTATACATACAgattaaataatatttggttAAATGTCCAAACACTTTTTATTGCTATGTGTTATGTGGCACAATTTGACCTTTCTTGTCGGCAGAATTGGTGGAGGTGtaagtgacaagaagaaaaccTTTGAGTCAGTtggggaatgttttttttgcactgcCTGTCATACTTTAACACCATGCCACCCACATCGTAAACAGCCCATTTACAATAAATtcaggagaaaaacaaaaaaataaacaaataaagattaATGTGTATTGTACTGTGTACAcatacaaatgaaataatacagtCAAACTTTAACCATAATCTTATTCAAAAAGTGAAATCGAAGCAAAGTCAATATCAGTGTTTGAACTCAAAGATCCTTCcgctttctatgccgcttatcctcactagggtcttgGGTAGACTGGAGACTGAactcaagtaaaaaaatatttattattataacttgaAACAAAAACAGTTCCGTTTTGGGAAGTCAATTGCTCTTGTTTTATTGGCAGGCTATTTTGATAAATAAGTAATTTTATATTCTACACTTctgatatatgtttttttcctgtgacacaactgtgttgtttttttgttttgttttttttttaactggcatggttgttttattttgaaggtcattCCTGGCAGCAGGATGTATTACGCCGATGTCAGCAATGTGTTGTCAAGCTAACCGGAAGCTGTGACAgagggattaaaaaaatatatttttaaacgaAACGGGGGAAATACGGGAAATTATTAAAGCAGAGATAAAATGGGGGCAGAATACAAATATTGACCAGTAAAAAGGGAGGGTTGACAAGTACCAGTTTGTGTTCTTTATTCCGCTGCAACCGGAAGCATGACCGGAAGTCGTAATGTTTGGCTTCATGTGTGCCACTCAGAGCAGCACAGGCCAGACAGGAAGAGGTGAAACGGAAAAAGAATCAAGATGGCAACCGGTCCAGAGAACGGACTAAAAAGAATAGTTTGGAAAAGTAAGTTCTGTGTCCTTCTCTATCAGTTTCTCTTCATTCTAATTAAGTACAACAAAATGCATTCGTACAGTTGAGATTCAAGCAAAGTTTCATAGTACCAAATTGCTACCTTGGTGACTTTGAAGAATGACAGTTCGCGTCAACTTCCACTGTggcgtggaaaaaaacaactgagCTTACAAAAAAATGATACGATGACACATTATACTCAGTATAACACTCACGCTTTACAATTTCTAACTTGGCAGAAAGCATCTCATGTTGCCTGCTTTCGGCTAGAATAACTGTCAGTCCGAACTGGGTCAGCAATTATTTAGTTAGAAGCCACACCTCATTTGAGATGGCTACGGGGTAAACATCATGacaaattagcatttttacCACCCAGGCCTTTTAAAAGTGCTATCCTACCGACCTATCAAGTAATAATAAGGAACTTTTTTGAACCAAAAGTGATACGACACTACGTCCTCACTGACTACAATAATAAGTGTACGACACCAAAACtgactgtatttaaaaaagttttacaCAGATGTTGTGTGATGTTGTCGAGTTGTACACCACTGGAAAAAACT is a window of Doryrhamphus excisus isolate RoL2022-K1 chromosome 5, RoL_Dexc_1.0, whole genome shotgun sequence DNA encoding:
- the LOC131129416 gene encoding fibronectin type III domain-containing protein 7-like, encoding MAVSKGLVIFVLLYISTQGAAITASVFSTTSRSTTLRWSKFPGANSYLVTVHEKSSSDVVAFAQFGANTVMGTVNSLYPNTVYEFTIEALDSSQQRLDVIVVESTTAPPLMEPIQKVKPKDSESLIVEFNLVTGAIHYIIRIQSSGGFYREDTVYSSPAEISSLSPYTEYTLSMMAVNDGGRNQPSPSVTGKTVLAPLELSASSPSNDSIVVSWDLIDNAVQYTLIMYQVGSNNTIEQNTTSTNLTISGLEAGRLYIIMGYGWDPEQRQGEGSSYINQTTRPPMPVSIHVSVVVSDEAALSVSWEFNQEVYGHIEYHVMSDQKHTCNSTSSYCILSPVGCGEMHTIQVTASNEAGPGYPSSPFNFITFPCPPESLAVVESVEANCTMSWDMVPYADSYTAYIKIGDGSEETCNTTGNNCTFHCQCGYTHLLSVFAFNDAGPSPQGPVINHTTLPCCPEDVSVSLVSTETLEITWTASMGADLYETRAADNSEVILCNDTAPVCALSDLSCDSPYSVVVTPCNDISGCNRACQYHTKDTAPCMPMNMQLHHKNSSCVTVSWTANNRAANYSVSAVGADGIHTCMSSGSSCDITGLPCGSIYEVTTIATSAAGQSLPSYSETLETEPCCPVSLTVDQATQAMSNLSWSHAKGAYSFMASLTSPRGDARCHTQDHHCLMGCITCGTNYTVTMEVYSHSGRSANCTYEGFSSSACCPSGVRLYKMAGNSLRVHWRTTGGSHHYVAEMLGSNNYTCISAGENSCEVPNVQCGEMYHIVVSPLTTDGSKVSFCSQRLYSVTCLGSDVGTVLYRGKRSVDEQIPSVI